The sequence ACTGATTCCGGGCCCCGGTATAGTACcatcacacacacacactaGTTGTGTGCATGGACAAGAGTAAATCCTTCCCGTTGATTGAGTGTAAACTTTCCGGGATTGGCTGGATACCAGGATGTGGAGCAGGAGCCTTTGCGTATGGTGCGATCACGGCTGATCCTTTTGCCTTTCGCCCTGCTTATTTCCTTCTTTTCCCTCGTGGGTTGTATTAtgacatgtatatatgtttGTTTGGGCATAAGTTCATTCCCACCAGTTGAGCTTGCGACGCGGACCCACGTCTCGACTTGGTTAGTCGCATTTACCAAGAGGTCCAGTCCTCTCTTCCCCGCGACGTGCCAGCCTGTGCTCCGTAGAAATCTAGTCAATCACCGAGGTTCAACAAGTATCGTGCAGGGCCACGAAATGTTATGATCCGTCCGACGAGACTGGAGCCAACGGCGGAGCGGGCCTTGGAACCCAGTACGGAAATAACAACCGGGGACAGAAGAACACTGTTACAGttctcttttctttctttctctctACAACTCGAGGTTCTGCCGGGCCGTGGTTCATTTAATGTTGAATTAAATTTGGATTTGATTATTAATCAGCGACAGTTGCCTCTAGCCTGTATACATGTGTACTGTATTGGTATTGGCTGGGTGTTTTTAATTTGGTTCGGCCGAGCCTGAAGGCGTCTGTCTGGGTCTGTCATGCCCCGGCTAAATGAATCAATCGCGCGCGCGCATATGTCACTCGTGCGTTTGCGCGTGGAAAATTTGGTCAAGGTGATGACGATGCTCGTGCATGTATGACGGAGCTGGAGATGATAGGAATGGAAAGCAAAGAggaaaggggggggggggggaggggcAGAACTCCGACGCTCTGTCGTCACTGTTCACAGCTGCGACCCCGGCTGAGCTCCAGAAAACGCACCACAGAAGCCGGCTCTCGGTACGAAGCCATCGAAGCCCCGAGCCCGCACGCGGTAGTTTGCTCGTTTCGGAGCCTCGCACCACATGCTTGTGTGGCTGGCCGGGGCCTACCGAAATTCTTACCGATAAGTCAAGTTACGGTGCATCACTTCCCCTCCTTGGTTGTCAAGATCCAAATCCAAGCACAAGGTGGAATGTGAATGACCCGTAAGGCTTATTCAATTATTTGTCTTCTGAACCGCATTGCCGAGTAATAGACTCATCAAAATATAACCGCAtacatatatgtatatacattccAAAAATTGTCCGGCGCATTGTATTCGTGTCGATGGCGTGTTGACGGCATCGCCCAGTCTAGTCCTTCCTCCCATCGACCCGTCCATGTTCGAATTCACGTGCTACAACGAGCGTTTGGGCGCCGGTCAACAGAAGCAAAGGAAGCATGCGTTGCGGAGAGTTCTAATCGAGAGCAGAGCCTGGGAAGCAATTGCCTAGGATGGACGACTTGACCGAGCATCGGGTATTGGAAGATCCTACCCAAATAGATCGCATATGACCATATTCCAACGAGCACATCGTACTGAGCCGTAAAGATAAGCATAGAGGGACAGGAGCCGTATGGATGCATCCATTCCTGTCGAAATCACAGATGGTGCAGTCGCGATGTGACCTCAGAGTCCTCGGTCGTCTTAGCTATTACTGCGATTGGATGAGAGTGCTGGTGACAGCAGCAAGTAACTAACCATTGTTGCAAGTATTGTAAGTGGGTGTAAATACAAATTTTGCTATGCCTACCAAGTAGGAATCAAGTCCGTAATCTAAGTCCTCGAAAAAAaagcaagaaaaaaaagagcCATATGCAATCAACTACTACCGCCATACAACCTGGAGTTTGGCGACGGGTTAATCTCGGTGGGCGGATAACTACGTTCCCTGAATGGGGACTGTCAAAGCGATAAGCGGAGACGCGAACAAAGAGCAACCACATCAGAACTTGAATCTAGAATTCACAACTATGCCTACTTACCTCGGTCATATCTGTCTCTCTCGAACGTGCACCGCCGTTGACGAATTCGTCCGACTCATCCATTACAGCGGGCGAGAGGAATGCTACCGCTTCCTCGTCATCTCGCCTTCCCCGCATTGGCGCTAAACTACGGGTCACGGGACCGCGCCCCCCGAATAcctcatcttcatcatcgaGTTCGTCCACGGCCCGGCGGGCGACCCAAGAGAGGTACATAAACAACATCACACAGAGCGTGATTCCGATAATCGTCCACGCCCGTCCAAGGCCCGAATTTTCATCTTCTTTAGCGCCTTCTCGCATATGGTAATCAGCGAACGAATGGATACTTGCGCCAATGCTGGTATGAATGATGACTTTGAAGAGACTGAGTGCGGTACAGGCAGTGTAAGTAGTGAGGGTAAGTCGAGGAGAGGATGCAAGGAGCACGTTCATGACATTGTACGGGTATGGTGCTAGTCGAATGAGGAAGAGTAGTGACGGTCGTTTTTCGATGGCACGTAGGATCCTCTTGAAAGAAGGAGAGTGGGATATAAGACGAGCAATATGCCAGCGAAGGAAGGTCCGAGACAAAAGAAATACTACAAGTGCGCCACTGAGTGCAGCGAAATAGGATATGACAGCGCCTGTCATGGCACCAAAACAATAACCCGATAGCCCAATAAGTGTAGAGTAAAGAGGTAAAGGAGCTATGGATAGAGTTAGCGGCGATAGGCTTGTTTTAGACGATAAGACTTACGGAAAGTCGTGACGAAAATCAGGAAGAAGAGTATTAATTGCCCTTGGTATCCTTGAACCTGTAGCCATTGAGACAGCTCATCCAAGCCTAGAGGCAACGGTCAGAGGACGAAAAGGACTGGGCCTAGTTAAAGCATACCTGTGAATACTTCAGTCTTGTAATAGGTGATTGCAACCAAGAACGCAATACTGGAAAGCGCCCAGATCATCATTGGGATCCATGGCTTCAGAGAGTCAGGCACGTCGCAAGTGCAAGTGCTCCCGCCTATTCTTAATTCTTGTGTATACTCCGGACGAAGAGGATGGGGAGATCGTGTGGGGGCATATGGATAGCGGGGCAAGGGAGTGCGTGTGGGAGGAGGATGGGAATGCAATGCCAAGGTTGACGGGAGAGGCCGGCTCCGGTCGTCAACCGAGAGTGAAGACTGGTGTTGTAGTGGCAGTGGTGCATTGGTCCGGTCTACGGATCGTGCCCGACGAACACCAGAATCAAGTGGTCGAGCCTTTTCGTTTGGCCAATCACTGGTTGAACTGGATCGGGAAATATGAGATGCGGGGTAGAGGTTCGGGATATGTGCATTGGTGTTAGTATAGTGGAATGTAGGACGTTGTTGTCGTGAGCTGGTATGTGACTGGGGATCGAGAAAAGGAGAGGCAGGAGGTGTTGTGCTTGACGAGGGTTGGTTACGAGACATGGTTGTAAGGCTAGGTTCCCTAACTCGCTTCCCAAAATACCCTTATTTGTTGTTTTCACCAACGACACCAAGCGCTCTTTGCCAAACAGCTATCACAAGCGTCCGTGCGATTGAGAGGGAGGGGCAGTCAGGGATCGACGAGCGCTGGCCTGTTAAACGATGGCGATGCAAGTGCTGCGGAACAGGTCTGGCCCGATCTCCGAGAAATATGCTTAAAATAATCTTCAACACCACAACTGACAGCCCTTGATGCAGAAACAATACCGACCAACGAGCAAAGGCGATTCTACGTCGTTGCTGCAGACTTGATGCCAGGTAGAGACGGTGGTGGTTGGGCAACTAGAACTAGCCAGCAATCGAAGCCCACAAAGGCCCTGATGGCAGCCCTGATATCCATGTGCCAAACCCACCCTCGTGACCTCAGCTTCAAATGGTGGGACCACAGTAGCACCCCTCATACTCAATGCAAAGTCTACGTGGGACCTGGGTATATGCATGAGAATATTACATCGATTATCGACCGGTGAGTATAACTACTGCCGCCCACCCCTCAGCATAATTCATTAATCCCGCAATCCCGATCTATGGTGACTCACGACCCAACATGGCATCTACGAAATGAGCAAAAGAGTCAAACGTTTCTGGACGTGGGACGTCCGGTCCCCCTTTTTCCTCATCTCCTTTGCGATATTTCCCCGTCCGCACTGAGCACCCCCGAATGTGAATACAAATGCTAGCATATACAAATACATCTATATGTAGACTTACCCAAGACACGACGGAGATTAAGTTCGACTGCGCCTTCGCCTAAATCGTTGTTAACATCATCTCCAATTATTACAATACACCGGGATGGGGAATCGCTATGCCCCGGGTGCGCGTTCATCCACACCTCTTTCTCGATCCCATCCCTCGAAAGGCTTTCGAGAGTGGTCTCGAAGAACCGGCGGGTCGGCTTGCCAAGAATATGTGCCTTGACGTTTGCTGCCGTTTCAAGAGCCGTCACAAACGGACCTGCCAAGGGTTACAAGACACATTATATATTATCCAATCCCGCTGAAACGCATTTACCTGGCCCAAGAGATAGAGCACCGTCGGGGCTCCGAACGTACGACGCTCGATGCATCGCGATCAGCGGTGCAGGGTTGTGAATTCTGTCTTTGCCGCACGCCGTCGTATCATTCGGACGCTCTCCGGTTAATATTCGAAACGCAATGTTCATATTGTCATAACTCAGTTCTTCGGGAGCGAGCCCGACAACTACGGCATCATGGTTATAAACGTTGTGAGACCTTCGGTGCTCAGGGAATTCTTCCATTGCCGACGCTGaaatcaaaaagaatgggCTGAAGCAAGTGCATAATCAGTTTCTATGTCCAACCAGGCCTATATGCCGAGAAGCAATAACAAACTCACTTTAATTTCTGTCTACGTACGATCTCACGCGCAGCCCCTAAGCTTGTAAAGACTTCATGTAATTCAATTTCAAACCCCATTTTGTCGAGAGACCTGACTAGGGAAGAGGTTGATTCCTTTGAGGTATTGGAACTAATTTCGAAAAACTTAATATTATCTCTCGTGGAATTGTGTGGCAAGGTGTCCGCTCACCAGAATCTAACGGGGATACCTGCTTGTCGGACCCGCCGGAGAGCGTTCACTGCACCAGGCAGGGCATCTTTCCCTATGTGTAGGGTGCCACTCAGATCAATCAATAATGCGCGAACCGACGGTGCTACCATCGTCAAGGGGGGCAAGGGCCAAGTTGTGATCAGCTATCGTAGTCAGAACCGGACCGAGCTAATTTACGTCAGACTAACGGCCAAACCGTGACGGTACCGATTAATACGGATATTTGAATGGACACCATGCTATCATGATGACGACCAGGCCCGAGCAGAGAGAAGAGAACTGCTCACGGTCACGTGAGTATCCAGCTGGTTCTCCACGACTCGACTGCGTTCTCAGTCTTTGCTTTTTTTCTTGATTGCAAAGTTGGAATAGCTTGATATTTAGTTTCGCTATAAATAAAATCACCTAGGATACGCAATGTCGGACAATATGTTATCTCCACGCGTACGGTCGCCAAACCTTCAGTCTCCAACTGGGCAACGGACAGTACCACAATCGTCGGCACCACCAAAAAAGTGAATATGGTCCTCAGCGACGAAGAGTTTTTGCTAAGGAAACAAACAGATTTGACTCTGACCAACTGCGTGCCTATATGAAGAAACTGTTGCCTTCGACCTTGCAAGGAATGGTGTGGGACTCAAAAGACCGGGATCAGAGCAAGGCATGGACGAAAGAGATTGGAGAGAGAATAAAAGCTAGGATGCTTGGTGAGTGTGCAATTTTTACGAAATACGGTAGATTCTTTCTTACCGATATATGACAACAGAGATAGAACCTTCAGGATTGTAAGTGGTCGTGTAGACTACAATATCACTCTAATCTCCTTGTAGTAAATATGTGGTTACGACTCAAATCAACGAGAACCTGGGACAGGGAGGACGGTAAGGATGTCACTAATTAAGCCATTCTTACCGTACTTACCAAAAATCCGACAGGGCTGGCTTGGTCTGCCACTGGGAAGACTCCGATGCTTGCATCCAAGAAATGTACACAAACGTAAGTTTTGATGTAACAGTTTTTGACGTAGTGACTTATGATACTGTAGGATTCATTGATTTGCATCTGCATTGCATTCGCTATTCGCATACCCTGATCAGCTCAGATGTATTAATATGTGATATAATATGTATTTATTGGTTTGTAAGTGCTGATCCATACTAAATTGGCATACTCTGACCTTTCATCCAAATAGTATGTTTTCAATGGATGATGTAATCttccttaagcgccgacttGGATGTTCCTTGATTGGTTTTAGAGAATTCTCTGAGCAGGACCTGCGTGCTTCGCTATGGCGTTTGCTCTACCGCCTAGAAGAAAATCCATTTCGTAGTTTCCAGAGTTATTTGGTCACGTGCTGTGGATCCGTGGGAACCAATGACGGGATCACTTGGCTCTTTACAGAGCAATTGCGCGATCAGCACGAGTGTATATGGTTGTCGGTCGTTGAACCCGATATTGGAGGCGCAAATGATGGATAAGAGGGAGGTGCCACTGATCTTTTCTCCGTACTTCCCCCTACCCAGAAACCAATACTTGCATCTGAAATAGTACTATGCCCTCTCTTCGTCTCGGAAGGTATGTCGCAGCCAATGTCACTCATGCATTCAATTAATCTGCGATCGCCGGTAGCGTCGCGCCTGACTTCTCTGCGGAGACAACTCAAGGTCCCATCCGATTCCACGAATGGCTCGGAAACTCCTGGGGTGTGCTATTTTCCCACCCAGCAGACTTTACCCCTGTACGTCTACCTCACTTGAGTTTCATTTTTATTCGGCAACTAACGAGAAATGGGTTGTGCCTGTCGATCAGGTTTGTACTACTGAACTCGGTGAAGTTGCGCGCCGACAGAAGGACTTTGAGGCTCGTGGCGTAAAGGTCATCGGTATCTCTGCCAATGGACTCGAGTCCCACAGCAAGTGGATCGAGGACATCAATGAGGTTGGGAGCAAGATTGCCCCAACGAACGTAGACTTCCCGATTGTGAGTGATTACTCTTGTGTTGCTGTTATCCCATTTTAGATTGACAGAGAACTTGTGGATACGTACATCATAGATCGCCGACGCCGACCGCCAGATCTCGACGCTCTATGACATGTTGGATGCTGTCGATCCTACCAACGTCGATGCTAAGGGCATCCCATTCACTGTCAGTATTACGACATTCACCTTGAATAGTTGCGATGTTTCTGACTTGACTGTCACCCAGATTCGTACCGTTTTTGTAATCGACCCCAAGAAGGTCATCCGCCTCACGATCAGCTACCCCGCACAGACTGGTCGTTCGTTTGACGAGATCCTTCGCGTCATCGACTCGCTTCAGGTATATCAATTTGATAGGGCGACCTCGATTCCAATACTCATATCATATCTTTAGCTTGGTGATAAGCACCGTGTCACCACCCCCGTCAACTGGAAGAAGGGTGACGATGTGATCATCCACCCAGGTGTATCTGATACCGAGGCACAAACCCTCTTCCCCAACTACGTTACTCATAAGGTGCGTATCCTTATTGGTTTATGAATCGTGACACTTATACGCGCATGTAGCCTTACCTACGCACCACTACCCAACCCAACTAAGACGCACTTATATGTATCGTAGTTTAACTATACGAATTTCAAACTGAACTTGCACTTACTCTCTCGTTAATTCTGAGATGACATCTCTTTACGAGGAATAAATTACATGATAGTTGGACACATTATGGGATATATAATATAGGCACAACTGTCCGCATTCGGCATGTTTGTATCTTAAAACCCATGTCTATGTCCTGGTGGACCACCCATTGGAGGAGGTCCACTGTGGTGCATACCTGGAGGGCCCATACCTGGAGGGCCGTGATGCATTCCGGGTGGCCCATGCATACCTGGACCAAAGTGAGGACCACCTGCTCCATGCGAGTAGGGCCCTCCATGATGCCCAGGGCCATGACCCATATGCATAGGTCCACCtatgggtggaggtgggccGTGATGATGCCCATgaggaggatgaggaggTGGGTGAGACGAATGGTGATGATGTGCTCCCGACATGGAGGATCCCATGAGCTCAATGGATGGAGATGGGATACAAGTAGTGTGAATAAGTAAGATTTCTGGGTCGAGGTGCAAGAGCTTTGGTTTACCAGATGAAGCGCACACTATTTATATGACTTAAGCTAAGTCAATATCTGAGAAGGAAATATGTACAACACTTACAATAATTGTATAGTACGGCTCAAGTTTAATGGGTTGTGGTCAATGTGAAGTCTCGTGAGTGTTCTTGGACTCTTTAAGAGGGTTTATAGAGGAGGTAGCGTTCAGCCTTCATCCTATATGTGCCCCCTTTATACCGACGCGCAATGCCAACGTATACCTGCGTCACCACTGCGGACGCTCCAATTTCAGCCGTGTCTCGTAAATAGAATCAATGAGGACAAACGATAGGGCTCATCGGTACGTTGGCTGATCAAACGTTTGAATATCCCGCAGTTTAATGCCGGCATATATAACCACTGTCATATTCCTCCAGAGGATCATGATGGCGGTATTGATTTGGCTAAAAGCGCACAAGTTACCTGCATGGACAAATAATCTTAATTGCTTCAGCCTATTTCACCCTGCCTATTTATAGTAAACAGTATCATATACATAAAGCTAGCATAATTTATATATCATCTAAACCACATAAAATGATATAGTGGGATAGCTAAATTTGAGTCAACTCATTCTGTATATCTCAACAAGCGGGGTGCCTTGGTCGTCAAATGCAGGTATTTGTCATGATCAACGGGCGCTCCGTGCTTTGCCACTAACGCTTGTTGCTCTTCTTCCAGTGAACCTTCACTTCCTCATGTCGTCCATCGCTACAAAGAGGCTGAATAAGGAGTTGAAAGAGCTGCTAGATCCCGAGAAAGGTCCTCCAGTCGGGATTAAGGTATTGAATACCGATGACTTGAAGGTCTGGGTAAGTAAATGCCAGCTTGACAATCGCTCGTGACTACATCTGCACAAAGACACTTTCCATCGAAGTCCTAGGCGAGAGCGTATATCAGGTAAGTTAGATATATCATATGACTCGGGATGTGGGATTTATGGAGTTAGGGCGAGATTTTTGTTCTACGATTCACTTTTACAGACCGATATCCTATGGAGTCACCAGAGGTAGTTTTTGTGGTGAATGAAGAGTACCAAGCGCCCATTCATCCGCATGTGTACTCCAATGGGCACGTAAGCTCATATATATTCATGTGTGTAGATTGGGTATTGATATATCCTGTTGAAGATATGTGCCTCTATCCTAGGAAGCGAATGGAGTCCCGTATTGAACACATCTTCGGTGTGTATAACTCTCCAGAGCATGCTAGCATCATGTAAGGTATGTAAGTTTTAGAGTTGATATCTCTGTACACCGGCTCAATGGGCAAATCTGATGCAGAAGAAGGAAAGGCAAGTGAAGTGGCCGCTTGGATGTGGAGACAACCTGATTACCAGTCTCAAAGACCCGTGGACAACGACCGCTACGTAAGATCAGCACCCCTGTCTCCTAAACAAACCCGTTTCCACTATGATGGTAAGTGCTTTTTCGTTTGTTCACCAGATGAACGCAATTAACGGTGGTTTAACTGTGGTTCAGATGACACGTAAGAGATACCCCAAAATCCACGATCACAAAACTGGGTAACTGACTTGGAGACGTAGCGTTTGAGGGAAATCAACATGTGCACAACTTTACTTTGTTCTAGGAATGCATCTAACGCTGTCGGCTAACCACTGGGAAGCGAACTCCTGAACCCTTTTCATCCCCGCATTGAGTGCACTCGCATAGAAATACCAGTGACGAGATAATGTATACTACCTAGGACTCAGTGGACCCATTTAATCATACCCTGATCCTCGAATAAAAGTTTCAAACCGATACTATTCACAAGCTATACACATTGCTCAAGACACAATCCAGTCCAAAAATCCTAGACCAATACGAAATCGAAGACATACCCGAGGAAAACAACCATAACGAATATCACATTCAGAATTCAGATTCGTATCTTTATTTACCAATAGCGTCTGCGGCTAGGCCAAGTTCCAAATCGACATCGATATCCAGCTGCGCATAGGCCCAACTCTTTGTTTGTCTGCCCAACAACCCAGTGACGGGAATTTCCAGCTCGCCAGAATCGCTTTCGCCTTCCGCATCTGCATCTGTGAGGCCATCgtctgatggagaagaggagcgCACTTGGCGCCGTTGACCGGCAGTTTGCTTTTTCAGACTTCGAGGGAGCATAAGCTTTGGTGCCACTGAGTTAGTTGGGAGTACCGTTGACACAGTGGGCGTGCAGCACGAGCGCGGAGCGGATACAAGACCGTTAGAATTGTCTGCACGTGGTAGAACAACTAAAGCTACCCTCTCCCCTCCGGACTGGGATTGGAACACACTCAATTGGCCtggtgggggagggggaagCTTGGCAATCGCACGCGCAAGGAGGCCTTCGATGGAATTATCGTCAGAGACAGAGGGTCCTGTGAGACTCGAGACCTGCATGTTTGTAGAAGATAAATCCTGGCAAGTTCCGCATCGGTCCGGGCAGCTATGATGTCCTGCGGCGATAGCAGCCGCAGCGGCGACGGCACCACGGTGTTCCACGCACCCTGCACAAGCGCAGCCTTCGCCACATCCGCAGCTGTCCATTGTTGTAGTAACATGCTTATTCAAAGTCGGAATGGATGTAGGCGTTGACCATGTGGTGATACTGGGGAGTAGAGACGGGCCTGCAGAATCCAAGGGGAGACTTAGGGGCTTGATAAAGATAGAAGCACCATGATGATTTGATGATAGTTCGAGTTGCGAATGTTTGGGGGCGCAGCAGCTACCTGGCATGGGGGTAGTAGTTTGGGAGGATTGACGATTATTAGTTGGCGGTATTGATTTCTTTGGCTTGGGTAGTAGTCTGCGGGATGGGCTAACGCGCCGTTCGGTTTCGACGGAGGTGGAAGTTTCAGCACAACATGAACCACCCTGTGCTTGGTTTTGAATAGGACCCAGAAGATCTTCACCGTTGCATCGGCAACGCTTGGCATCATCGCAGCCGCAATTGCATGGGTTAAGCATGGCTTTGACTGTTGTCCACATTTCTAAGCATGGTTGTTTAGTCGGATTAATTTACTGACTTACAGCGCTTGCGAGATTCTTCCTTTTGTTCCGAATCGTTTGGTTTTTTATTATCGAGGATGTCTCGGATACCGTTTGGCAGTGAAGGTACAGCCGGAGCAGTTCTCGATGCTATAAATTAGATCGTCAAGATCGGATACCATATTAGTAGGTTACACTGGCATTGTGTCTCGTGAAGGTGACGTACACTTCTTGCGTTTACTTCCCGGAATCTCCTCGGTACTTGCATCTACCTGGTTATCGTTTTGCGTGGCGGCAGGTTTGTCGCACAAACATTTCGAGTGGTAGGATCTCGTCTTGCGTAGCTCTCGGCACCGTGCACACTGTGTTATTGGCCGGCCTTTCTTCTTGATCTCAAATAACGGGCGATCAGTGTGGTGGCACGAAGAAGAGCGATGTCCGTTGATGCATGCAGAGCTATATTAAGAACTTGGTTGGCATAGCTGTGGATACCTACCATGGTAGAGGACATACCATGCGAACTTCTGGTTGTCGATTAGTATCTAGGTGCCGGGCTCAGTAGTTGGATCAGATACATGGGACTGGTGCTTACCATAGTGCAGGGATGATTACAGCAAGAGCTGAGGGCCGTTGTTCTCGCTGGCAGCTTTAGCTGATAGTGGGAGCGGGAGCAGGCCTGTCGGGGTGCGGGAAGACATCGGTAGCGACAAATTCACCGGACATGACCTCCGGACACCCTTGGGGCTGCACAGGCTCCTGTCACCCTGCCTCGCCATACCGAGCACAGAAACGTGTTCATCCATACCTTGATTCTGAACGCCAATGGAGAAACGAAGCACACGCACGGCCAGCTCGATTTACATGTTAGGAAAGGCGGGATACATTTCCCTGAATTTTGGTACGAATATACCAGTATCCCCCAATCGATAGGAGCCACATGCTCCCAGCTTACGAGCTGTCCACTCACAGTAGCTTAGAACCAACGGAGCAAACAGCCCCCATACGTTGAATTAGCAAACATCTTGTTGAGAGGCAGCCTCTAAAATTGGTCCCAAGACCAGCAATGGCTGATTGGACTCATGTGTGGTAATTGATGGA comes from Rhizoctonia solani chromosome 4, complete sequence and encodes:
- a CDS encoding metal-binding regulatory protein cuf1, with protein sequence MILIDNQKFACSACINGHRSSSCHHTDRPLFEIKKKGRPITQCARCRELRKTRSYHSKCLCDKPAATQNDNQVDASTEEIPGSKRKKSSRTAPAVPSLPNGIRDILDNKKPNDSEQKEESRKRFKAMLNPCNCGCDDAKRCRCNGEDLLGPIQNQAQGGSCCAETSTSVETERRVSPSRRLLPKPKKSIPPTNNRQSSQTTTPMPGSCCAPKHSQLELSSNHHGASIFIKPLSLPLDSAGPSLLPSITTWSTPTSIPTLNKHVTTTMDSCGCGEGCACAGCVEHRGAVAAAAAIAAGHHSCPDRCGTCQDLSSTNMQVSSLTGPSVSDDNSIEGLLARAIAKLPPPPPGQLSVFQSQSGGERVALVVLPRADNSNGLVSAPRSCCTPTVSTVLPTNSVAPKLMLPRSLKKQTAGQRRQVRSSSPSDDGLTDADAEGESDSGELEIPVTGLLGRQTKSWAYAQLDIDVDLELGLAADAIGK
- a CDS encoding Golgi apparatus membrane protein TVP38; protein product: MSRNQPSSSTTPPASPFLDPQSHTSSRQQRPTFHYTNTNAHIPNLYPASHISRSSSTSDWPNEKARPLDSGVRRARSVDRTNAPLPLQHQSSLSVDDRSRPLPSTLALHSHPPPTRTPLPRYPYAPTRSPHPLRPEYTQELRIGGSTCTCDVPDSLKPWIPMMIWALSSIAFLVAITYYKTEVFTGLDELSQWLQVQGYQGQLILFFLIFVTTFPPLPLYSTLIGLSGYCFGAMTGAVISYFAALSGALVVFLLSRTFLRWHIARLISHSPSFKRILRAIEKRPSLLFLIRLAPYPYNVMNVLLASSPRLTLTTYTACTALSLFKVIIHTSIGASIHSFADYHMREGAKEDENSGLGRAWTIIGITLCVMLFMYLSWVARRAVDELDDEDEVFGGRGPVTRSLAPMRGRRDDEEAVAFLSPAVMDESDEFVNGGARSRETDMTESPFRERSYPPTEINPSPNSRLYGGSS
- a CDS encoding AhpC/TSA domain-containing protein, coding for MPSLRLGSVAPDFSAETTQGPIRFHEWLGNSWGVLFSHPADFTPVCTTELGEVARRQKDFEARGVKVIGISANGLESHSKWIEDINEVGSKIAPTNVDFPIIADADRQISTLYDMLDAVDPTNVDAKGIPFTIRTVFVIDPKKVIRLTISYPAQTGRSFDEILRVIDSLQLGDKHRVTTPVNWKKGDDVIIHPGVSDTEAQTLFPNYVTHKPYLRTTTQPN
- a CDS encoding haloacid dehalogenase-like hydrolase domain protein, with the protein product MVAPSVRALLIDLSGTLHIGKDALPGAVNALRRVRQAGIPVRFCSNTSKESTSSLVRSLDKMGFEIELHEVFTSLGAAREIVRRQKLNPFFLISASAMEEFPEHRRSHNVYNHDAVVVGLAPEELSYDNMNIAFRILTGERPNDTTACGKDRIHNPAPLIAMHRASYVRSPDGALSLGPGPFVTALETAANVKAHILGKPTRRFFETTLESLSRDGIEKEVWMNAHPGHSDSPSRCIVIIGDDVNNDLGEGAVELNLRRVLVRTGKYRKGDEEKGGPDVPRPETFDSFAHFVDAMLGRESP
- a CDS encoding ubiquitin-conjugating enzyme — encoded protein: MSSIATKRLNKELKELLDPEKGPPVGIKVLNTDDLKVWTLSIEVLGESVYQGEIFVLRFTFTDRYPMESPEVVFVVNEEYQAPIHPHVYSNGHICASILGSEWSPVLNTSSLISLYTGSMGKSDAEEGKASEVAAWMWRQPDYQSQRPVDNDRYVRSAPLSPKQTRFHYDDDTV